From Melospiza melodia melodia isolate bMelMel2 chromosome 2, bMelMel2.pri, whole genome shotgun sequence:
GCTCTCTTTTCTCATCACTCTTCCCCATGAGCTCAGTCTGGACAGTTTCTTCCCAGTGGGAtgagtgctgtgggagacaccCATTCCCCACAAAGGCTGTCATCCATTCCGTTTCGCTGCGTTACTTCCAGTCAAGCCAACAGGAGCTGAGCCCACTCCCCCcattcaccttcccaaagttccATCCCCGCTTCTGTCTGAGGCTCACTTGAGAGCTAAAActtttctctcctctctctcccacCTCCATCTGCAGGCTGGGTGCTGGTGAGCTCGACCTCCATAAAGAAACAGCCGGCTGGGCAGAGCCATGGTGAGAATGAGAAGCCTCTTCAGAagaagctgcagctcctcagtgccATTCCTGTGCTACAGTGGAAGGAAGACCCACAGGCCTTGCTGGTTTCAGTAATGGCCTGAGCCACTCTGGCAATGAGAAATTGTCTGGGAAAAGGGAGGTCTTTTGACCTTTGGGCAGTGCAGCTTCAGAGGATGAAGCCCTGGGAGACTGCCCTTCTTCAGTACTtggaggggacagcacagggaatgGATCCCTCCACGCTGAAAGCTCACACTGCCTACAGTTAACGCATAAAACAGTAAATTCAGCTGCTTCTCTCCAGCTCCTCGTTAAAGTCATGCCCTCTTCTCTGCAATGTCCAGGAAAAGCAGATGCTCCGTGCCAGTCTGGAGGCCCTGGGCTACAAGAAGCGGCGATGGCTGTCAGTCAAGGCTCTCCAGAAGGTTTTGGGGCACACACCTAGATGGCTTATGTTCTTGTTTATCATTACAACACTAGTTCCActataagtttgaaggcaaaagAGTACTGGGATGGGTTCACCCCTGGGAAGGATGAAGGTCCGGCTGCCTTTGATGCCGAGGAGAGGCAAGGCTTGTTAGACCATGTGCACAGACATCTGTGAGGAGGAGCCCTGCACCGCTCCGTACTGCCTGTTGTCACAGGCCGCCCCTGTCTGCTGGTTGCTGGAGGGAGGGCTGATCATGTGCATCCCGTGATCCATCCCCGTGGAAAGGTATTGCCTCTCTCCAAAGGCCCCACTGGAGGGGGAAGAGCAGAGTAAAGTGCTTTGGGAGGTGGtgagtttctctgggcttgcCGCCAGCCTGGGGGAAGCAGGGAAATTGTATCCATAGAGGTTGTAGGGATTGTGCAGGGAGAAGGCATTGTAGGAGCTCTGCTGCATGTGGCCGCCACCAAACatgtgtgaggaggaggaggtggaggcagGGTTGCCTGCTTGCATGACATACTGAAACTGGGAGCTGGGGAAAGATCCCAGCTGGCCGCTGTACGCCTCCATCTTGCTGTTGCTGGGCAGGGAGGAAGGAGCCGGCATTCCTGAGATCAAGGAGGGAGTCCTCTGAGGCATGAAGGTTTCGGAGGGCTGCGAGGCAGAAgcgctgctgctctgcagccggTTGTAGCCCCCATCACTCAGCCCTGGGTAGCTCTGCAGCGCTGCCATGTTGCTTCTGGCGCAGGGAGGATAATCAGACAGGTTGAGGTTGCAAAGCTGACTCTCCCGGCAGCCAACATTGAAAGTGTTGGGGGCCAGATGGAaggctggaggagagcaggatgGAGAGAGAAGGTGAGAAGAAGCAGATGGTGATGGGGTCCCCGTGCTGGAGGTGGTCGGGGACGTTCCTGTGCTGCCtcctgcaaaacaaaacacatGGGAGGATGTTCAGCACCCAGAACCACATCTGCAAATTGAGACAGCCTCATTGGAAAGCTTAGTTCAATAAAGAAGCAAGGGTGGTAAAATGGCCACTGGAAAACTCAGCCTTTCTTGGCAAGGGCCCTTGCTTTATTAATAGCATCCCTCAGtctttctttctgcttttttgtTACGACTTTGTATTTCAACAGACATTTTATTCCCTTTTAAAATGGGAGAGGGAAGCAAGCCTACCACAGAGTAACCCAAGGCACTGGGAAAGCTGCGAGGAATGATGGTTCCATCAGTCAAGAGATCTGCCATTTCCAGGCATATTTATCTAGTTATCTTtcgggagaaaaaaaaaaattaaaaaaagtaatttgGTAATTTCTCCTCTCTCCTGGTCTGCAGGAAGATCCCCAGTCAGTGAACTGTATGGTCCCACTGCAAACACGCTTTATCATCTGTTCAGGGGCTTGCGGTGGGGAGTGCCTGAGAGCGTGTTGGACTTTGCACTATTCAGCATTTTTGTCAGCTGGCTCACGGTGCAGCAGCACTGATTTAAGCCAGAAGTAACACTAAAATGAAGGGACACAGTTTCAAGCTATATCCTGCTCCACAGAGTGCAGAAAGGGGACGTGTCAGGATTTTCAATCATGTGCGTAAAATTTAAAAGGGATTCCATATGTTGCACCACTGATGTTAACAAAATATTGATATATATGCATGTCAGTAGTATCAGCGTGTTATACAATATTTATGCTACGAATGATGGAATTGACCATTCTGCACAGCAGGGATGCTCACATGTTCTGACCTGGGAAAATAATACTGTGTGATACTACCAAGAATGGTAGCAAACTGAAAGTAAGTGTTATGAAAAAGATGATGGCATAATTTTGAGCTTAAGAAGTGATTATTTATAGGCAACATTCTGAATTGGAGGAAGCTTCCTTGAAAAACCAGGAAAATCAGTTCTGTGCTTAAAAGAATTGAGTTTTCTGATGTGAAAACTCTTCTTTTCATTTGATTATTCTCTTTGTACAAGATTCCCTTTCTGCATTAGGGCAACTAACACTGGAGACTCTTGTAAAACGACCAAAGAAGTGCTGGTGAAAAAATTTGACCAGGGAATAAACAGACCCAGAGGAACTGGGAAGCAGCATTTCCAACAAGGTAGAAGATTACAGATGAGAGGCAAAGGCAATTG
This genomic window contains:
- the TBX15 gene encoding T-box transcription factor TBX15 isoform X2, giving the protein MEEIQVELQCADLWKRFHDIGTEMIITKAGRRMFPAMRVKITGLDPHQQYYIAMDIVPVDNKRYRYVYHSSKWMVAGNADSPVPPRVYIHPDSLASGDTWMRQVVSFDKLKLTNNELDDQGHIILHSMHKYQPRVHVIRKDFSSDLSPTKPVPSGDGVKTFNFPETVFTTVTAYQNQQITRLKIDRNPFAKGFRDSGRNRTGLEAIMETYAFWRPPVRTLTFEDFTTMQKQQGGSTGTSPTTSSTGTPSPSASSHLLSPSCSPPAFHLAPNTFNVGCRESQLCNLNLSDYPPCARSNMAALQSYPGLSDGGYNRLQSSSASASQPSETFMPQRTPSLISGMPAPSSLPSNSKMEAYSGQLGSFPSSQFQYVMQAGNPASTSSSSHMFGGGHMQQSSYNAFSLHNPYNLYGYNFPASPRLAASPEKLTTSQSTLLCSSPSSGAFGERQYLSTGMDHGMHMISPPSSNQQTGAACDNRQYGAVQGSSSQMSVHMV